From Alloacidobacterium dinghuense:
CTATTGATAGGTCGCGGCGACCTATTGCATATCACCATCTTTCGTGAACCGGACTTGGAACAAAAAGTGCGCGTAAAGGATTCGGGAGAAATCGACTTAGAACTTGCTGGACCACTCAAAGTAGCAGGGCTTACACCCTCAGATGCAGCTCGATCCATTGGGGAGATCTATAAGCAAGAACACTATCTCAATCACGCGGAAACTTCAGTTGTTATCGAAGAATATGCCACGCAGAGCATAACGGTTCTTGGTCAAGTAAATAAGCCCGGGGCATTTACTGTAACTACCGGACGTGGCTTGCTCGACGTGCTCGCAATGGCTGGAGGTTTAACGGAAGCAGCGGACAGGCATATCACGATCAAGCGCGCGGAGCAAAACGTTAAGAGCGTTGTGTTTCTGCCGAACGATGCAGTTGCCAGTCTTCAGGCTGAAACGGTCGTCTTTCCAGGGGACACGGTGCTTGTGCCCAAAGCTGGAATCGTATACGTG
This genomic window contains:
- a CDS encoding SLBB domain-containing protein — encoded protein: MQLRNSAGGLILVCLLISFELGQSRVADGQTGTSTGNIRESLLIGRGDLLHITIFREPDLEQKVRVKDSGEIDLELAGPLKVAGLTPSDAARSIGEIYKQEHYLNHAETSVVIEEYATQSITVLGQVNKPGAFTVTTGRGLLDVLAMAGGLTEAADRHITIKRAEQNVKSVVFLPNDAVASLQAETVVFPGDTVLVPKAGIVYVLGDVARPGGYVMQDDAGLTVLQAIALASGANRTANEGATRLIRKVSGSYQESTISLRDMERGKKPDLQLEADDVLYIPFSMARNVVLGTSSILSSTSSAAIYAAR